A genomic segment from Thermus sp. LT1-2-5 encodes:
- a CDS encoding NAD-dependent malic enzyme, with amino-acid sequence MPVSRYYDVKRDEKGERYLEPYVTGFLLLRLPLLNKGTAFTEEERRALGLEGLLPPHVNTLEEQKERVYRRYRLIASPLEKHIYLRHLQDRNEVLFYALVVDHLEEMLPILYTPTVGEAVREFSHIYRYPRGFTASTKNIERVEEALGNVPLEEVRLIVATDSSAILGIGDQGFGGMAIAIGKLTLYTAVGGVGPDKTLPVELDVGTDREDLLNDPLYLGVRHKRLRGEAYYRFLDRFVEAVKQRYPKALIQWEDFAKEAAFSVLERYRKVVPSFNDDIQGTGAVALAGVLSACRLKGERLADQVVVVYGAGAGGIGVAWALVEGMKREGLSEEEAKARVLVLDSRGLLVEGRNMEAYKRPFAQRRERLMGWRFSGEYPNLLETIQNARATVLLGLSGQGGSFTEPVARAMLEHTPRPVIFPLSNPTSASEALPDDLIYWTEGRALVAAGSPFPPVGYMGRTIPVGQGNNAFVFPGLGLGAVLARAREVTDGMVLEAAYALYDFTRERFPELLYPPVRHLREVSPYVAARVMRKALEEGVAEEERIQGLSLEELLAFVQSRFWEPRYLPYRPAPVI; translated from the coding sequence ATGCCAGTTAGCCGCTATTACGACGTCAAGCGGGACGAGAAGGGCGAGCGCTACTTAGAGCCTTACGTCACGGGCTTTTTGCTCTTAAGGCTTCCCCTCCTCAATAAGGGCACCGCCTTCACCGAGGAGGAAAGGCGCGCCCTAGGTTTAGAGGGCCTCCTGCCCCCCCACGTGAACACCCTAGAGGAGCAGAAGGAACGGGTCTATCGCCGCTACCGCCTCATCGCCTCCCCCCTGGAGAAGCACATCTACCTGCGCCACCTGCAGGACCGCAACGAGGTCCTCTTCTACGCCCTGGTGGTGGACCACCTGGAGGAGATGCTCCCCATCCTCTACACCCCCACCGTGGGGGAGGCGGTGCGGGAGTTTTCCCACATCTACCGCTACCCCCGGGGCTTCACCGCCAGCACCAAGAACATCGAGCGGGTGGAGGAGGCCTTGGGGAACGTGCCCCTGGAGGAGGTGCGCCTCATCGTGGCCACGGACTCGTCCGCCATCTTGGGCATCGGGGACCAAGGCTTTGGCGGGATGGCCATCGCCATCGGCAAGCTCACCCTTTACACCGCCGTGGGCGGGGTGGGGCCCGACAAGACCCTGCCCGTGGAGCTGGACGTGGGCACGGACCGGGAGGACCTCCTGAACGACCCCCTTTACCTGGGGGTGCGGCACAAGCGCCTAAGGGGCGAGGCCTACTATCGGTTCCTGGACCGCTTCGTGGAGGCGGTGAAACAGCGCTACCCCAAGGCCCTCATCCAGTGGGAGGACTTCGCCAAGGAGGCAGCTTTTAGCGTTCTGGAGCGCTACCGGAAGGTGGTGCCTTCCTTCAACGACGACATCCAGGGCACGGGGGCCGTGGCCCTGGCCGGGGTCCTCTCCGCCTGCCGCCTTAAGGGGGAAAGGCTGGCGGACCAGGTGGTGGTGGTCTACGGGGCGGGGGCTGGGGGGATCGGCGTGGCCTGGGCCCTTGTGGAAGGGATGAAGCGGGAGGGGTTAAGCGAGGAGGAGGCCAAGGCCCGGGTCCTGGTCCTGGATTCCCGGGGGCTTTTGGTGGAAGGGCGAAACATGGAGGCCTACAAGCGCCCCTTCGCCCAAAGGCGGGAGCGCCTTATGGGCTGGCGCTTCTCGGGCGAGTACCCAAACCTCTTGGAAACCATCCAAAACGCTCGGGCCACGGTGCTCTTGGGCCTTTCCGGGCAGGGGGGGAGCTTCACCGAGCCGGTGGCGCGGGCCATGCTGGAACACACCCCCCGCCCGGTGATCTTCCCCCTTTCCAACCCCACCTCCGCCAGCGAGGCCCTGCCCGATGACCTCATCTACTGGACGGAGGGGCGGGCCTTGGTGGCCGCGGGGAGCCCCTTCCCCCCCGTGGGGTACATGGGCCGGACCATTCCCGTGGGCCAGGGGAACAACGCCTTCGTCTTCCCTGGGCTTGGCCTGGGGGCCGTCCTCGCCCGGGCCCGGGAGGTGACGGACGGGATGGTCCTCGAGGCCGCTTACGCCCTCTACGACTTCACCCGGGAGCGTTTCCCTGAACTCCTTTATCCCCCGGTGCGCCACCTAAGGGAGGTCTCCCCCTACGTGGCCGCCCGGGTCATGCGCAAGGCCCTGGAGGAGGGGGTGGCGGAGGAGGAGCGGATCCAGGGGCTTTCCTTGGAGGAGCTTCTAGCCTTCGTGCAAAGCCGTTTCTGGGAGCCCAGGTACCTCCCGTACCGCCCTGCCCCGGTAATCTAG
- a CDS encoding metal-sulfur cluster assembly factor — protein METEATLPTKEQVLEALKVVYDPEIPVNIVDLGLVYDVEIHENGVVDITMTLTAIGCPAQDVVKADAEMAVMRLPGVQGVNVEFVWTPPWTPARMTEEGKRMMRMFGFNV, from the coding sequence ATGGAAACCGAGGCCACGTTGCCCACCAAGGAGCAGGTCCTCGAGGCCCTCAAGGTGGTCTACGATCCCGAGATCCCGGTGAACATCGTGGACCTGGGCCTCGTCTACGACGTGGAGATCCACGAAAACGGCGTGGTGGACATCACCATGACCCTCACCGCTATCGGCTGCCCCGCCCAGGACGTGGTGAAGGCGGATGCGGAGATGGCGGTCATGCGCCTACCTGGGGTGCAGGGGGTGAACGTGGAGTTCGTCTGGACCCCGCCCTGGACCCCGGCCCGCATGACGGAGGAGGGAAAGCGCATGATGCGCATGTTCGGCTTCAACGTCTAG
- a CDS encoding VTT domain-containing protein, whose translation MWAYLAPTLVLFLEVGFPFGLFVPGGDTLLLALGALAGEGQLRLFPLLPLLFLGSLLGHGVGYALGRVLGKRVQERLPQELLARTRRILHRFGPTALLLAPFVPGVRTALPFLMGTLGFPLPRYLFLSALGSLLWTHGLVLFAYFLGQKVSPWLLWPALILLALLPLLRRGR comes from the coding sequence ATGTGGGCTTACCTCGCCCCCACCCTGGTCCTCTTCCTGGAAGTGGGCTTTCCCTTTGGCCTCTTCGTTCCCGGGGGCGATACCCTCCTCCTGGCCCTAGGGGCGCTGGCGGGGGAAGGGCAGCTCAGGCTCTTTCCCCTCCTCCCCCTTCTCTTCCTGGGAAGCCTTTTGGGCCACGGGGTGGGCTACGCCCTGGGGCGGGTCCTAGGTAAAAGGGTACAGGAGCGGCTTCCCCAGGAGCTCCTGGCCCGCACCCGGCGCATCCTACACCGCTTCGGCCCCACGGCCCTCCTCCTCGCCCCCTTCGTGCCCGGAGTGCGCACCGCCTTACCCTTCCTTATGGGCACCTTGGGCTTTCCCCTACCCCGCTACCTTTTCCTTTCCGCCTTGGGAAGCCTCCTTTGGACCCACGGCCTGGTGCTTTTCGCTTACTTCCTGGGGCAAAAGGTCTCCCCTTGGCTCCTCTGGCCAGCCCTAATCCTCCTGGCCCTCCTACCCCTCTTGCGCCGAGGGCGCTAA
- a CDS encoding transcriptional regulator: MNLVPLKLVTIVAESLLERKLVEEIKRLGAKGYTIVPARGEGSRGMRSVDWEGQNIRLETIVSEEVALKILERLQEVYFPHYAVIAYVENVFVVRGEKYV, translated from the coding sequence GTGAACCTGGTGCCCTTGAAGCTGGTGACCATCGTGGCGGAAAGCCTCTTGGAGAGAAAGCTGGTAGAGGAGATCAAGCGGCTTGGCGCTAAGGGCTACACCATCGTTCCCGCCCGTGGGGAAGGTTCTCGCGGGATGCGGAGCGTGGACTGGGAGGGGCAGAACATCCGCCTGGAGACCATCGTGAGCGAGGAGGTGGCCCTGAAGATATTGGAGCGACTTCAGGAAGTGTACTTCCCCCACTACGCCGTCATCGCCTACGTGGAAAACGTTTTTGTGGTGCGAGGGGAGAAGTACGTTTAG
- a CDS encoding sodium-dependent bicarbonate transport family permease, with protein MDALELLKLNLLSPMVLAYFLGMAARLLKSDLAFPEALYTAISIYLLFAIGFKGGVELAHTPLALVFLPALFTLVLGLFRPFPAYFLARRFLKVGRSDAAALAAHYGSVSAVTFLAALTFVQTVGHAAEGFMPTLVALLEVPGIVVALLLGKRQSGRLSEALHEVLTGKSVVLMLGGLLIGLLSGEAGMERVKPFFVDPFQGVLTLFLLDLGMVAASRLSVLRQLGFRLLLFGVGLALFHGILGVYLGLKAGLSVGGAAVLGAMSASASYIAAPAAVRIALPEANPSLYLTASLAVTFPFNLILGIPIYHAVAKAIGG; from the coding sequence ATGGACGCTTTGGAACTCCTAAAGCTCAACCTTCTTTCTCCCATGGTTTTGGCTTACTTTTTGGGGATGGCGGCCCGGCTTCTTAAGAGCGACCTCGCCTTTCCCGAGGCCCTCTACACCGCCATTTCCATCTATCTCCTCTTTGCGATCGGCTTTAAGGGGGGGGTAGAGCTCGCCCACACGCCTTTGGCCTTGGTGTTCCTCCCGGCCCTTTTCACCCTCGTTCTGGGTCTTTTTAGGCCTTTTCCCGCCTATTTCCTCGCCCGGCGTTTCCTAAAGGTGGGCCGATCCGACGCTGCCGCTTTGGCCGCCCACTACGGCTCGGTTTCCGCCGTGACCTTCCTCGCCGCCCTCACCTTCGTCCAAACTGTGGGGCACGCTGCGGAAGGTTTTATGCCCACCCTGGTGGCCCTGTTGGAGGTGCCGGGGATCGTAGTGGCCCTCCTCCTAGGCAAACGGCAGAGCGGCCGGCTTTCCGAAGCGCTGCACGAGGTCTTGACCGGAAAAAGCGTGGTCTTGATGCTGGGAGGGCTCTTGATTGGCCTTCTTTCGGGGGAGGCGGGGATGGAACGGGTTAAACCCTTCTTTGTGGATCCATTTCAGGGAGTTCTCACTCTCTTTCTCCTGGACTTGGGGATGGTGGCGGCCTCGAGGCTTTCCGTACTTCGTCAGTTGGGGTTTAGGTTGCTCCTCTTCGGTGTGGGCCTAGCCCTTTTCCACGGGATTTTAGGAGTCTACCTGGGCCTGAAAGCTGGGCTTAGCGTAGGGGGCGCTGCGGTGCTTGGGGCCATGAGCGCCAGCGCCAGCTACATCGCCGCCCCTGCTGCCGTGCGCATCGCCTTACCTGAGGCGAACCCCAGTTTGTACCTCACGGCGAGCCTCGCCGTCACCTTCCCCTTTAACCTGATCCTGGGGATACCTATCTACCACGCCGTGGCCAAGGCGATTGGGGGGTGA
- the purE gene encoding 5-(carboxyamino)imidazole ribonucleotide mutase: MAPLVGLIMGSRSDWETLRHAAETLDALGIPYEVQVVSAHRTPDLMAEYAKAAEARGIQVIIAGAGGAAHLPGMTAAHTALPVLGVPVESQALRGLDSLLSIVQMPAGVPVGTLAIGRAGAVNAALLAASILGLKYPEVMARLKAYRKAQTEAVLAHPDPREAG; this comes from the coding sequence ATGGCGCCTTTGGTAGGTCTCATCATGGGCTCCCGCTCCGACTGGGAAACCCTGCGCCACGCCGCGGAGACCTTAGACGCCCTGGGCATCCCCTACGAGGTGCAGGTGGTCTCCGCCCACCGCACCCCGGACCTCATGGCGGAGTACGCCAAGGCCGCCGAGGCGAGGGGCATCCAGGTGATCATCGCCGGGGCGGGGGGAGCGGCCCACCTGCCTGGGATGACCGCGGCCCACACCGCCCTGCCCGTTCTGGGGGTGCCGGTGGAAAGCCAAGCCCTACGGGGCCTAGACTCCCTTCTCTCCATCGTCCAGATGCCCGCAGGCGTTCCCGTGGGCACCCTGGCCATTGGCCGGGCGGGGGCGGTGAACGCCGCTTTGCTGGCCGCTAGCATCCTCGGCCTCAAGTACCCCGAGGTGATGGCGCGGCTCAAGGCCTACCGGAAGGCCCAAACCGAGGCCGTCCTGGCCCACCCCGACCCCCGGGAGGCAGGATGA
- a CDS encoding 5-(carboxyamino)imidazole ribonucleotide synthase, with product MRVGVLGGGQLGRMLALAGYPLGLSFRFLDPSLEACAGQVGELCVGDFADLEALSRFAQGLSLVTYEFENVPVEAALHLAERLPVFPPPKALEVAQDRLREKAFMAGLGVPTPPFYPVDGVEDLEVGLSQVGLPALLKTRRGGYDGKGQALVRTEEEALEALRTLGGQGLLLEGFVPFDREVSLLAVRGRDGSMAFYPLVENRHHGGILRLSLAPAPGLTEALQKKAEAYAKEALLALDYVGVLALELFQVGEELLFNEMAPRVHNSGHWTLEGAETSQFQNHLRAILGLPLGSTAPRGVSAMVNLIGHEPDFAQVLKVEGAHLHWYGKGVRPGRKVGHITLRKDSWEALNPLLPQLLRLAQSPPV from the coding sequence ATGAGGGTGGGCGTTTTGGGCGGGGGGCAGCTGGGGCGGATGCTGGCCCTGGCGGGCTACCCCTTGGGGCTTTCCTTCCGTTTCCTGGACCCTTCCCTCGAGGCCTGCGCCGGGCAGGTGGGGGAGCTTTGCGTGGGGGACTTTGCCGACCTCGAGGCCCTTTCCCGCTTCGCCCAGGGCCTAAGCCTCGTCACCTACGAGTTCGAAAACGTCCCGGTGGAGGCGGCTTTGCACCTGGCCGAAAGGCTTCCCGTCTTCCCTCCCCCCAAGGCCCTGGAGGTGGCCCAAGACCGCCTCCGGGAAAAGGCCTTCATGGCTGGCCTTGGCGTCCCCACCCCTCCCTTTTACCCCGTGGACGGGGTGGAGGACCTAGAGGTGGGCCTCAGCCAGGTGGGCCTCCCCGCCCTCCTCAAGACCCGCCGCGGGGGCTACGACGGCAAGGGGCAGGCCCTGGTGCGCACGGAGGAGGAGGCCCTGGAAGCCCTGCGCACCCTGGGGGGCCAGGGGCTCCTCCTGGAGGGTTTCGTCCCCTTTGACCGGGAGGTTTCCCTCCTCGCCGTGCGGGGGCGGGACGGGTCCATGGCCTTCTATCCCCTGGTGGAAAACCGCCACCACGGGGGCATCCTCCGCCTCTCCTTAGCCCCCGCCCCCGGCCTCACGGAGGCCCTGCAGAAGAAGGCGGAAGCCTACGCCAAGGAAGCCCTTTTGGCCCTGGACTACGTGGGCGTCTTGGCCCTGGAGCTTTTCCAGGTGGGAGAGGAGCTCCTTTTCAACGAAATGGCCCCCCGGGTCCACAACTCCGGCCACTGGACCCTGGAAGGGGCGGAAACCAGCCAGTTCCAAAACCACCTTCGGGCCATCCTGGGCCTCCCCCTGGGGAGCACCGCCCCCCGGGGGGTGAGCGCCATGGTGAACCTCATCGGCCACGAGCCCGACTTCGCCCAGGTCCTGAAGGTGGAGGGCGCCCACCTCCACTGGTACGGCAAAGGGGTGCGTCCGGGGCGCAAGGTGGGGCACATCACCCTGCGGAAAGACTCCTGGGAAGCCCTAAACCCCCTCCTGCCCCAGCTTTTGCGCCTGGCGCAAAGCCCTCCGGTATAA
- a CDS encoding phenylacetate--CoA ligase family protein, with protein sequence MERTKRLREVIRAAKAHPVYREKLKDVDPEEVSLENLSSLPLTTREEWVAYLKENPTPPEGARLMHLTPSPLMGWMPEYLSEEDLRYQAEALAAHYRRLGLVGKRVLVAFSYHVFAGGWLFHEALLLAGNLVFPHGPGEAARIAELSPQFDVLVTNPSFALKVGQAGGRFGLLLAGGEPFTSVPGFRERVEALLGGTALDAYGTSELGIVAGESLAKDGLWEIPEMAVLEVLDPETLRPVADGEKGELVVTALSRTLMPMVRFRTGDLALAERREGLTVLPRGVFGRTDQMVKVKGVKLYPTELAPILAGFGLDPKGFQVVVERKLEGTDKLVLRLKAEKVPPGLYEAIQKATGLRLDEVELVGELEGGLVLDRRF encoded by the coding sequence ATGGAGCGGACAAAGCGCCTGAGGGAGGTCATCCGCGCGGCCAAGGCCCACCCCGTTTATCGGGAAAAGCTCAAGGACGTGGACCCCGAGGAGGTTTCCCTCGAGAACCTTTCCTCCTTGCCCCTCACCACGAGGGAGGAGTGGGTGGCCTACCTCAAGGAAAACCCCACCCCCCCGGAAGGGGCGAGGCTGATGCACCTCACCCCAAGCCCCCTCATGGGCTGGATGCCGGAGTACCTCTCGGAGGAGGACCTCCGCTACCAGGCGGAAGCCCTGGCCGCCCACTACCGGCGGCTTGGCCTTGTGGGCAAGCGGGTTTTGGTGGCCTTCAGCTACCACGTCTTCGCCGGGGGGTGGCTCTTCCACGAGGCGTTGCTCCTGGCGGGGAACCTGGTCTTCCCCCACGGCCCCGGGGAGGCGGCCCGCATCGCCGAGCTGAGCCCCCAGTTTGACGTCCTGGTCACCAACCCCTCCTTCGCCCTCAAGGTGGGCCAAGCGGGCGGGCGGTTCGGCCTGCTCCTGGCTGGGGGGGAGCCGTTCACCTCGGTGCCCGGCTTCCGGGAGAGGGTGGAGGCCCTCCTGGGCGGCACGGCCCTGGACGCCTACGGCACCAGCGAGCTAGGCATCGTGGCTGGGGAAAGCCTGGCCAAGGACGGGCTATGGGAGATCCCCGAGATGGCTGTCCTCGAGGTCCTGGACCCGGAAACCCTAAGGCCCGTGGCGGACGGGGAGAAGGGGGAGCTCGTGGTCACCGCCCTAAGCCGCACCCTCATGCCCATGGTGCGCTTCCGCACCGGGGACCTGGCCCTGGCCGAGCGCCGGGAAGGGCTTACCGTGCTCCCCCGCGGGGTCTTCGGCCGCACGGACCAGATGGTGAAGGTGAAGGGGGTGAAGCTTTACCCCACGGAACTCGCCCCCATCCTGGCCGGCTTCGGCCTGGACCCCAAGGGCTTCCAGGTGGTGGTGGAACGGAAGCTGGAGGGCACGGACAAGTTGGTGCTCCGCCTGAAGGCGGAAAAGGTGCCTCCCGGGCTTTACGAGGCCATCCAAAAGGCCACGGGGCTTAGGCTAGACGAGGTGGAGCTGGTGGGCGAGCTGGAGGGGGGTCTGGTGCTGGACCGCCGCTTCTAG
- a CDS encoding carbohydrate kinase family protein, whose amino-acid sequence MRFFVLGDVSVDLLFFVERIPEPGEEVPSRRALMKPGGAGGTLAAQLASLGHRVYLAGRVGQDPFAELALSRVREVGVDLRHLQEDPDHTTSSVLILVVPGGERAMVSAEGASRYLDPALFKPRYLDSADAVVLSAYALVGGPSRSYAVEVLEAARKRELPVFADLGTGAVRAAGAELLKYLRGVTWLLMNQTELLALTGAASLSQGVARLRQEGFPHLVIKVGAMGSIVVTPEGEELLEPFPIEDIVDSTGAGDAYTATFAHALLEGRSPVEAGRLANLAGALAATGLGAQGRLITLEDLKVAAG is encoded by the coding sequence ATGCGGTTTTTCGTGCTGGGGGATGTTTCCGTTGACCTGCTTTTCTTTGTGGAGCGAATACCGGAACCCGGGGAGGAGGTGCCCTCGAGGCGGGCCCTGATGAAGCCAGGGGGGGCCGGGGGCACCCTGGCGGCCCAGCTGGCGAGCCTGGGCCACCGGGTGTACCTGGCGGGACGGGTGGGCCAGGACCCCTTCGCCGAGCTGGCCCTGAGCCGGGTGCGGGAAGTGGGGGTGGACCTCAGGCACCTCCAGGAAGACCCCGACCACACCACCAGCTCCGTCCTCATCCTGGTGGTGCCCGGCGGGGAAAGGGCCATGGTGAGCGCGGAAGGGGCAAGCCGCTACCTGGACCCCGCCCTCTTCAAGCCCCGTTACCTGGACAGCGCCGACGCCGTGGTCCTCTCCGCCTACGCCCTGGTGGGGGGGCCTTCCCGGAGCTACGCCGTGGAGGTCCTGGAGGCGGCGAGGAAGCGGGAGCTTCCCGTCTTCGCCGACCTGGGCACGGGGGCGGTGCGGGCGGCGGGGGCGGAGCTCCTAAAGTACCTGCGGGGCGTCACCTGGCTCCTCATGAACCAGACGGAGCTTTTGGCCCTCACCGGCGCCGCCTCCCTCTCCCAGGGGGTGGCCCGGCTCCGGCAAGAAGGCTTCCCACACCTGGTCATCAAGGTGGGGGCCATGGGCTCCATCGTGGTGACCCCGGAAGGGGAGGAGCTTTTAGAGCCCTTCCCCATAGAGGACATCGTGGACTCCACCGGGGCCGGGGACGCCTACACCGCCACCTTCGCCCACGCCCTCCTCGAGGGCCGAAGCCCTGTAGAGGCGGGGAGGCTCGCCAACCTGGCGGGGGCCCTGGCCGCCACGGGGCTTGGGGCCCAGGGCCGCCTCATCACCCTAGAGGACCTCAAAGTAGCGGCGGGCTAG
- the hisH gene encoding imidazole glycerol phosphate synthase subunit HisH: protein MRALLIDYGSGNLKSAAKALEAAGFAVAVSADPKAYPEAGLLVLPGQGHFGQVMGAFARSGFLERVLVHLERGLPFLGICVGMQVLYEGSEEAPGVRGLGVVPGWVRRFPQGRVPQMGWNALTFEGPFAGLSGRHFYFANSYYGPLNPYALGVGEYEGTPFTALLAKANLLAPQFHPEKSGRAGLAFLALARRYFEVL, encoded by the coding sequence GTGCGGGCCCTCCTCATCGACTACGGCTCGGGGAACCTAAAGAGCGCCGCCAAGGCCCTGGAGGCGGCGGGCTTCGCCGTGGCGGTCTCCGCCGACCCCAAGGCCTATCCGGAGGCGGGCCTTCTCGTCCTCCCGGGCCAGGGGCACTTCGGCCAGGTGATGGGGGCCTTCGCCCGAAGCGGCTTCTTGGAGCGGGTTCTGGTCCATTTGGAAAGGGGGCTTCCCTTCCTCGGCATCTGCGTGGGCATGCAGGTCCTCTACGAGGGGAGCGAGGAGGCGCCGGGGGTGAGGGGGCTTGGGGTGGTGCCGGGGTGGGTGCGCCGCTTCCCCCAGGGGCGGGTGCCGCAGATGGGTTGGAACGCCCTGACCTTCGAGGGGCCTTTCGCCGGCCTTTCGGGCCGCCACTTCTACTTCGCCAACTCCTACTATGGCCCCCTCAACCCTTACGCCCTGGGGGTGGGGGAGTACGAGGGGACCCCCTTCACCGCCCTCCTGGCGAAGGCAAACCTCCTTGCCCCCCAGTTCCACCCCGAGAAGAGCGGGCGGGCGGGCTTGGCCTTTTTGGCCCTAGCCCGCCGCTACTTTGAGGTCCTCTAG
- the hisB gene encoding imidazoleglycerol-phosphate dehydratase HisB, whose translation MREALVERATAETWVRLRLGLDGPPGGQVATGLPFLDHMLLQLQRHGRFLLEVEAKGDLEVDVHHLVEDVGIALGMALKEALGEGRGLERYGEAFAPLDETLVLCVVDLSGRPHLEYRPEAWPVVGAAGGVNHYHLREFLRGLVNHGRLTLHLRLLAGREAHHVVEASFKALARALHRATRLMGEGLPSTKGVL comes from the coding sequence ATGCGTGAGGCCTTGGTGGAGCGGGCCACGGCGGAGACCTGGGTGCGCCTGCGCCTGGGGCTGGACGGTCCTCCGGGGGGCCAGGTGGCCACGGGGCTTCCCTTTTTGGACCACATGCTCCTCCAGCTCCAGCGGCACGGGCGCTTCCTCCTGGAGGTGGAGGCCAAGGGGGACCTCGAGGTGGACGTTCACCACCTGGTGGAGGACGTGGGCATCGCCCTAGGCATGGCCCTCAAGGAGGCCTTGGGGGAGGGGAGGGGCCTGGAGCGTTACGGGGAGGCCTTCGCCCCCCTGGACGAGACCCTGGTCCTTTGCGTGGTGGACCTATCCGGCCGCCCCCACCTGGAGTACCGCCCCGAGGCCTGGCCCGTGGTGGGGGCGGCGGGCGGGGTGAACCACTACCACCTGCGGGAGTTTCTGCGGGGCCTGGTGAACCACGGGCGCCTCACCCTCCACCTGAGGCTTTTGGCGGGGCGGGAGGCCCACCACGTGGTGGAGGCGAGCTTCAAGGCCCTGGCCCGGGCCCTCCACCGGGCCACCCGCCTCATGGGGGAGGGGCTTCCTAGCACCAAGGGGGTGCTTTAG
- a CDS encoding histidinol-phosphate transaminase, which produces MRAFKAHLRDLAPYPYKKEEAPVKLDQNESPFDLPEALKEEALRRLKGLSWNRYPEIHAEALRKRLATLLDWPEEGIVLAPGSNLLILALSLAAEAVLDLAPSFPHYAHAARVAGTPYRAVPLGEGFALPLEEVLAAFQGGVFFLPNPHAPTGALFPEEAVAALAERAKAVGGLLVVDEAYREFAGTDFSPLGRENPHVAFLRTFSKAFSLGGIRAGYLLAHPQVAGVVREVLPPFVLPAHTGAVLEVVLENPGYVRAVVAEVVRERERVYAALQAHPTWRPFTSHTNFLLVKTPDAEAAFRHLLAQGVLVRRQDRYPGLAGCLRVTVGLKAEMDAFLRAAFGVAYA; this is translated from the coding sequence ATGCGGGCCTTCAAGGCGCACCTCCGGGACCTTGCCCCTTACCCCTACAAGAAGGAGGAGGCCCCGGTGAAGCTGGACCAGAACGAAAGCCCCTTTGACCTGCCCGAGGCCCTCAAGGAGGAGGCCCTAAGGCGCCTCAAGGGGCTTTCCTGGAACCGATACCCAGAAATCCACGCCGAAGCCCTTAGGAAGCGCCTTGCCACCTTGTTGGACTGGCCGGAGGAGGGGATCGTCCTCGCCCCCGGCTCCAACCTCCTCATCCTGGCCCTGAGCCTGGCGGCGGAGGCGGTCTTGGACCTCGCCCCCTCCTTTCCCCACTACGCCCACGCCGCCCGGGTGGCGGGCACCCCCTACCGGGCGGTGCCCCTGGGGGAAGGCTTCGCCCTGCCCCTGGAGGAGGTCCTGGCCGCCTTCCAGGGCGGGGTGTTCTTCCTCCCCAACCCCCATGCCCCCACGGGGGCCCTCTTCCCCGAGGAGGCGGTGGCGGCCCTGGCGGAAAGGGCCAAGGCGGTGGGGGGGCTTCTTGTGGTGGACGAGGCTTATCGGGAGTTCGCCGGCACCGACTTTAGCCCCTTGGGCCGCGAAAATCCCCACGTGGCCTTTCTGCGCACCTTTTCCAAGGCCTTCTCCTTGGGGGGGATAAGGGCGGGCTACCTCCTGGCCCACCCTCAGGTGGCGGGGGTGGTGCGGGAAGTCCTGCCCCCCTTCGTCCTCCCTGCCCACACCGGGGCGGTTTTGGAGGTGGTCTTGGAGAACCCGGGCTACGTGCGGGCGGTGGTGGCGGAGGTGGTGCGGGAGCGGGAACGGGTCTATGCAGCGCTCCAAGCCCACCCCACCTGGCGCCCCTTCACTAGCCACACCAACTTCCTCCTGGTGAAGACCCCGGACGCTGAGGCGGCCTTCCGCCACCTCCTCGCTCAAGGGGTCCTGGTGCGGCGGCAGGACCGCTATCCGGGGCTTGCGGGGTGCCTTCGGGTGACCGTGGGGCTTAAGGCGGAGATGGACGCCTTCCTGAGGGCGGCTTTTGGGGTGGCCTATGCGTGA
- a CDS encoding nitroreductase family protein produces the protein MEATLPVLDAKTAALRRRSIRRYRPDPVPEGVLREVLEAALRAPSAWNLQPWRLVVVRDPALKKALREAAFGQAQVEEAPVVLVVYADLEEALARLDEVIHPNVQGERREAQKRAIQNAFAGMGERERAAWAAGQSYIFLGYLLLLLEAYGLGSVPMLGFDPERVKALLGLPAHVAIPALLPLGYPAEEGYSSHRLPLERVAVWR, from the coding sequence ATGGAGGCCACGCTCCCCGTTCTGGACGCCAAGACCGCGGCGCTAAGGCGCCGCTCCATCCGCCGCTACCGGCCGGACCCCGTGCCCGAGGGGGTGTTGCGGGAGGTCCTGGAGGCGGCCCTCAGGGCCCCTTCCGCCTGGAACCTCCAACCCTGGCGCCTGGTGGTGGTGCGGGACCCCGCCCTCAAGAAGGCCCTCAGGGAGGCGGCCTTTGGCCAGGCCCAGGTGGAGGAGGCCCCGGTGGTCCTGGTGGTCTATGCGGACCTCGAGGAGGCCCTGGCCCGCCTGGACGAGGTCATCCACCCCAATGTCCAGGGGGAGCGGCGGGAGGCGCAGAAGCGGGCCATCCAAAACGCCTTTGCCGGAATGGGGGAGAGGGAGCGGGCGGCCTGGGCCGCGGGGCAGAGCTACATCTTTTTGGGCTACCTGCTCCTTCTTTTGGAGGCTTATGGGCTTGGGAGCGTGCCCATGCTGGGCTTTGACCCGGAGAGGGTCAAGGCCCTTTTGGGCCTTCCCGCCCACGTGGCCATCCCCGCCCTCCTTCCCTTGGGCTACCCGGCGGAGGAGGGCTACTCTTCCCACCGCTTGCCCCTGGAGCGGGTGGCCGTCTGGCGCTAG